The Humulus lupulus chromosome 4, drHumLupu1.1, whole genome shotgun sequence genome has a window encoding:
- the LOC133831809 gene encoding uncharacterized protein LOC133831809, whose translation MYPIERSMGVYKQYVRNRARPEGSIAEAYVVNEALTFCSMYLRGVETRFNRPERNDDRVESQPNREYSIYKAVGRPFGKKSNMLLNPQLKQKAEWYILNNCAEIKEYLSEHMDELRRRGGLNLEVQQKTDFPQWFKERVNGLHESTPTEVNNELYALANKSSGTVYSYPGMIVNGVKFVTRGRDMKLKTQNCGVMVPSEEGVNYYGNVLSISIGCKSD comes from the exons atgtatcccattgaacgttcgatgggagtttataaacaatatgtaagaaatcgtgcacgtcctgaaggttcaatcgcagaagcttacgtggtgaacgaggctttaaccttttgctcaatgtacctgcggggggttgagactcgattcaatcgacctgagaggaatgacgatcgcgttgaatcccaaccaaatcgggaatattctatttataaggctgttggtcgtccatttggtaagaaatcaaatatgctcctcaatccgcagttaaagcaaaaggctgagtggtatatcttgaacaattgtgccgaaattaaggagtaccttag tgagcatatggatgaattaagaagacgggggggcttgaatcttgaagttcaacaaaaaactgattttcctcagtggttcaaagaaaga gtgaacggtttgcatgagtcaacacctactgaagtgaataatgaattgtatgctctcgcaaacaaatcaagcggcaccgtgtattcatatccagggatgatagtgaatggtgtgaaatttgtgactcgtggtcgtgatatgaagcttaaaacacaaaattgcggtgtaatggtgccaagtgaggaaggagtgaactactatgga